The Triticum dicoccoides isolate Atlit2015 ecotype Zavitan chromosome 6A, WEW_v2.0, whole genome shotgun sequence genome has a window encoding:
- the LOC119316900 gene encoding DNA mismatch repair protein PMS1-like isoform X3 — protein MGGASPAIKPIGKTVVHRICSGQVIFDLSSAVKELVENSLDAGATTVEVGLKAYGEEWFKVADNGSGISPGNFQALALKHHTSKISDFSDLNSVVTFGFRGEALSSLCALGKLTVETRTKDESVGTHLEFEHSGVVISERKIARQVGTTVTIEKLFSTLPVRGKEFSRNIRKEYGKVISLLHAYALIAKGVRLLCTNTVGKNSKMVVVKTQGSSSLKDNIITVFGLNTFKCLEPFNLALSEGCQVEGFLSKPGPGTGRNSGDRQFFYVNGRPVDMPKVTKLVNELYRSSNSRQYPVAVLNFCIPTTSYDVNVAPDKRKIFFSSEHTILFSLREAIENLYSPQQCSFSINHIEDPEKVNHTEDPVKEDDPMVDEPIKSTYLMDKENVSSPENDNCKEDTDSDDQDPLKDQKVSSSATRVATGAASGDMSPLPRSPDTEVDRSPWFSALRYEQPKRPRADFRSNPVRENHVRTGLAAQSSPSTIVQSSLMNFLSLNKRKHEDSCNLITEAPVLRRGTCSGQVRRTSLEANAPGISDANSLQQISLWDHSPQPFVPKRTEVSLQHSEPPNVASPSTEAHLLNPCDVHSTEFDVDEQNDRCLSNFGAPDQCLKDTEPPNTPSNITLLDGHDNDTSVCSTSVSYSVQFTIDELRRRRKRGFIVSRENRVHCSEKTARCYKAATLDNYVPNDDEGKSNYLAAATNELDRFFSKDNFGEMKVVGQFNLGFIIGKLEQDLFIVDQHAADEKYNFESLSQSTTLNIQPLLQPLRLELSPEEEVIVSMHMNTIRKNGFVLAEDLHASPGSHYLLKAVPFSKNITFGVQDVKELICMLSDSQGDCSIISSYKMDKTDSVCPSRVRAMFASRACRMSTMIGDPLTKTEMKKILKNLTGLRSPWNCPHGRPTMRHLADLTSIRSKEAN, from the exons ATGGGAGGAGCCTCGCCGGCGATAAAGCCTATCGGCAAAACAGTGGTGCACCGGATTTGCTCCGGCCAAGTCATTTTCGACCTCTCCTCCGCAGTGAAGGAGCTCGTGGAGAACAGCCTcgacgccggcgccaccaccgtcgAGGTCGGCCTCAAGGCCTACGGCGAGGAGTGGTTCAAGGTCGCCGATAACGGCAGCGGCATCTCGCCCGGCAATTTCCAG GCACTCGCTCTGAAGCACCACACGTCCAAGATATCGGATTTCTCCGATCTCAACTCCGTGGTCACCTTCGGGTTCCGGGGGGAGGCGTTGAGCTCCCTCTGTGCATTGGGGAAACTGACGGTCGAGACAAGGACTAAAGATGAGTCGGTCGGCACACATTTGGAGTTTGAGCACTCGGGCGTGGTGATCAGTGAGAGGAAGATTGCACGGCAAGTCGGGACCACCGTAACCATCGAGAAACTCTTCTCCACCTTGCCGGTTCGGGGCAAGGAGTTTAGTAGGAATATCAGGAAGGAGTACGGGAAAGTCATCTCCTTGCTACAT GCTTACGCCTTAATTGCCAAAGGGGTCAGATTACTTTGCACAAATACTGTGGGCAAGAATTCTAAAATGGTGGTGGTTAAAACTCAAGGAAGCAGTTCACTGAAGGACAATATCATTACGGTCTTTGGTTTGAACACTTTCAAATGCCTGGAGCCCTTCAACCTGGCCCTCTCTGAGGGCTGTCAGGTAGAAGGTTTCCTTTCCAAGCCTGGACCGGGCACTGGTCGCAATTCAGGAGATAGACAATTCTTCTATGTAAATGGCAGACCCGTGGACATGCCAAAGGTCACCAAACTTGTTAATGAACTGTACAGGAGTTCCAATTCCAGGCAATACCCTGTGGCTGTCCTAAATTTTTGCATCCCAACCACATCTTATGATGTGAATGTCGCACCTGATAAGAGGAAAATTTTCTTCTCATCCGAGCATACTATTTTGTTTTCTTTACGGGAGGCTATTGAAAATCTGTACAGCCCTCAACAGTGCAGTTTTTCCATCAACCACATTGAAGATCCTGAAAAGGTCAATCACACTGAAGATCCTGTAAAGGAAGATGACCCTATGGTTGATGAACCTATTAAAAGCACATATTTAATGGACAAGGAAAATGTTTCATCGCCTGAAAATGATAACTGCAAGGAAGACACAGATAGTGATGATCAGGACCCACTGAAGGATCAGAAAGTAAGTTCTTCTGCGACAAGGGTAGCCACTGGAGCTGCATCTGGAGACATGagccccttgccaaggagcccagacaCTGAGGTTGATAGATCTCCTTGGTTTTCAGCATTGCGGTATGAGCAGCCAAAAAGACCCCGTGCTGATTTTAGAAGTAATCCAGTAAGAGAAAATCATGTTAGAACAGGGCTTGCTGCTCAATCCTCCCCTTCAACTATTGTTCAGTCTTCTCTTATGAACTTTCTATCACTAAACAAGAGGAAGCATGAAGACAGTTGCAATCTTATTACTGAAGCTCCAGTGCTGAGAAGGG GTACATGCTCAGGGCAAGTGAGAAGAACAAGTTTAGAAGCAAATGCACCTGGTATTTCAGATGCCAACTCACTTCAGCAAATTAGCCTGTGGGATCATTCTCCACAACCTTTTGTACCTAAGAGGACAGAAGTTTCATTACAGCATTCTGAACCACCTAATGTTGCGTCTCCTAGTACTGAAGCGCATCTCCTCAATCCATGTGATGTCCACAGTACAGAATTTGATGTG GATGAACAGAATGATCGATGCCTTTCAAATTTTGGTGCTCCCGATCAATGTTTGAAGGATACCGAACCCCCAAATACACCGTCCAATATAACTTTACTTGATGGTCATGATAATGACACTTCGGTGTGCTCTACATCAGTATCTTATTCAGTGCAGTTTACAATTGATGAGCTTAGGAGAAGAAGAAAACGCGGTTTTATTGTATCACGTGAAAACAGAGTCCATTGTTCTGAGAAAACTGCAAG GTGTTATAAAGCCGCAACACTGGATAATTATGTACCAAATGACGATGAGGGAAAATCTAATTATTTAGCTGCAGCCACCAATGAGCTGGACAGGTTTTTCAGCAAAGATAATTTTGGAGAAATGAAG GTTGTTGGGCAGTTTAATCTCGGTTTTATCATCGGAAAGCTGGAACAAGACCTATTTATTGTAGATCAG CATGCTGCTGATGAGAAGTACAACTTTGAGAGCCTGTCACAGTCAACAACGTTAAACATACAGCCTCTTCTTCA GCCACTGAGACTTGAACTTTCACCGGAGGAAGAAGTTATCGTATCTATGCACATGAACACTATCAG AAAAAATGGTTTTGTTTTAGCAGAAGATTTGCATGCTTCTCCTGGCAGTCATTATCTTTTGAAAGCTGTGCCATTTAGTAAAAATATTACATTTGGTGTTCAAG ATGTGAAGGAGCTGATTTGCATGCTTTCTGACAGTCAAGGTGACTGTTCAATAATTAGTAGCTATAAGATGGATAAAACTGATTCTGTTTGCCCTTCGAGGGTTCGTGCTATGTTTGCTTCGAGGGCTTGCCGAATGTCTACTATGATTGGCGATCCACTGACGAAAACTGAAATGAAGAAG ATACTGAAAAATCTAACAGGACTAAGGTCCCCTTGGAATTGCCCGCACGGGAGGCCAACAATGCGGCATCTTGCAGATCTGACTAGTATAAGGTCCAAAG AAGCAAATTGA
- the LOC119316900 gene encoding DNA mismatch repair protein PMS1-like isoform X2 yields the protein MGGASPAIKPIGKTVVHRICSGQVIFDLSSAVKELVENSLDAGATTVEVGLKAYGEEWFKVADNGSGISPGNFQALALKHHTSKISDFSDLNSVVTFGFRGEALSSLCALGKLTVETRTKDESVGTHLEFEHSGVVISERKIARQVGTTVTIEKLFSTLPVRGKEFSRNIRKEYGKVISLLHAYALIAKGVRLLCTNTVGKNSKMVVVKTQGSSSLKDNIITVFGLNTFKCLEPFNLALSEGCQVEGFLSKPGPGTGRNSGDRQFFYVNGRPVDMPKVTKLVNELYRSSNSRQYPVAVLNFCIPTTSYDVNVAPDKRKIFFSSEHTILFSLREAIENLYSPQQCSFSINHIEDPEKVNHTEDPVKEDDPMVDEPIKSTYLMDKENVSSPENDNCKEDTDSDDQDPLKDQKVSSSATRVATGAASGDMSPLPRSPDTEVDRSPWFSALRYEQPKRPRADFRSNPVRENHVRTGLAAQSSPSTIVQSSLMNFLSLNKRKHEDSCNLITEAPVLRRGTCSGQVRRTSLEANAPGISDANSLQQISLWDHSPQPFVPKRTEVSLQHSEPPNVGSPSTEAPVLRRGTCSGQVRRTSLEANAPGISDANSLQQISLWDHSPQPFVPKRTEVSLQHSEPPNVASPSTEAHLLNPCDVHSTEFDVNDRCLSNFGAPDQCLKDTEPPNTPSNITLLDGHDNDTSVCSTSVSYSVQFTIDELRRRRKRGFIVSRENRVHCSEKTARCYKAATLDNYVPNDDEGKSNYLAAATNELDRFFSKDNFGEMKVVGQFNLGFIIGKLEQDLFIVDQHAADEKYNFESLSQSTTLNIQPLLQPLRLELSPEEEVIVSMHMNTIRKNGFVLAEDLHASPGSHYLLKAVPFSKNITFGVQDVKELICMLSDSQGDCSIISSYKMDKTDSVCPSRVRAMFASRACRMSTMIGDPLTKTEMKKILKNLTGLRSPWNCPHGRPTMRHLADLTSIRSKEAN from the exons ATGGGAGGAGCCTCGCCGGCGATAAAGCCTATCGGCAAAACAGTGGTGCACCGGATTTGCTCCGGCCAAGTCATTTTCGACCTCTCCTCCGCAGTGAAGGAGCTCGTGGAGAACAGCCTcgacgccggcgccaccaccgtcgAGGTCGGCCTCAAGGCCTACGGCGAGGAGTGGTTCAAGGTCGCCGATAACGGCAGCGGCATCTCGCCCGGCAATTTCCAG GCACTCGCTCTGAAGCACCACACGTCCAAGATATCGGATTTCTCCGATCTCAACTCCGTGGTCACCTTCGGGTTCCGGGGGGAGGCGTTGAGCTCCCTCTGTGCATTGGGGAAACTGACGGTCGAGACAAGGACTAAAGATGAGTCGGTCGGCACACATTTGGAGTTTGAGCACTCGGGCGTGGTGATCAGTGAGAGGAAGATTGCACGGCAAGTCGGGACCACCGTAACCATCGAGAAACTCTTCTCCACCTTGCCGGTTCGGGGCAAGGAGTTTAGTAGGAATATCAGGAAGGAGTACGGGAAAGTCATCTCCTTGCTACAT GCTTACGCCTTAATTGCCAAAGGGGTCAGATTACTTTGCACAAATACTGTGGGCAAGAATTCTAAAATGGTGGTGGTTAAAACTCAAGGAAGCAGTTCACTGAAGGACAATATCATTACGGTCTTTGGTTTGAACACTTTCAAATGCCTGGAGCCCTTCAACCTGGCCCTCTCTGAGGGCTGTCAGGTAGAAGGTTTCCTTTCCAAGCCTGGACCGGGCACTGGTCGCAATTCAGGAGATAGACAATTCTTCTATGTAAATGGCAGACCCGTGGACATGCCAAAGGTCACCAAACTTGTTAATGAACTGTACAGGAGTTCCAATTCCAGGCAATACCCTGTGGCTGTCCTAAATTTTTGCATCCCAACCACATCTTATGATGTGAATGTCGCACCTGATAAGAGGAAAATTTTCTTCTCATCCGAGCATACTATTTTGTTTTCTTTACGGGAGGCTATTGAAAATCTGTACAGCCCTCAACAGTGCAGTTTTTCCATCAACCACATTGAAGATCCTGAAAAGGTCAATCACACTGAAGATCCTGTAAAGGAAGATGACCCTATGGTTGATGAACCTATTAAAAGCACATATTTAATGGACAAGGAAAATGTTTCATCGCCTGAAAATGATAACTGCAAGGAAGACACAGATAGTGATGATCAGGACCCACTGAAGGATCAGAAAGTAAGTTCTTCTGCGACAAGGGTAGCCACTGGAGCTGCATCTGGAGACATGagccccttgccaaggagcccagacaCTGAGGTTGATAGATCTCCTTGGTTTTCAGCATTGCGGTATGAGCAGCCAAAAAGACCCCGTGCTGATTTTAGAAGTAATCCAGTAAGAGAAAATCATGTTAGAACAGGGCTTGCTGCTCAATCCTCCCCTTCAACTATTGTTCAGTCTTCTCTTATGAACTTTCTATCACTAAACAAGAGGAAGCATGAAGACAGTTGCAATCTTATTACTGAAGCTCCAGTGCTGAGAAGGGGTACATGCTCAGGGCAAGTGAGAAGAACAAGTTTAGAAGCAAATGCACCTGGTATTTCAGATGCCAACTCACTTCAGCAAATTAGCCTGTGGGATCATTCTCCACAACCTTTTGTACCTAAGAGGACAGAAGTTTCATTACAGCATTCTGAACCACCTAATGTTGGGTCTCCTAGTACTGAAGCTCCAGTGCTGAGAAGAGGTACATGCTCAGGGCAAGTGAGAAGAACAAGTTTAGAAGCAAATGCACCTGGTATTTCAGATGCCAACTCACTTCAGCAAATTAGCCTGTGGGATCATTCTCCACAACCTTTTGTACCTAAGAGGACAGAAGTTTCATTACAGCATTCTGAACCACCTAATGTTGCGTCTCCTAGTACTGAAGCGCATCTCCTCAATCCATGTGATGTCCACAGTACAGAATTTGATGTG AATGATCGATGCCTTTCAAATTTTGGTGCTCCCGATCAATGTTTGAAGGATACCGAACCCCCAAATACACCGTCCAATATAACTTTACTTGATGGTCATGATAATGACACTTCGGTGTGCTCTACATCAGTATCTTATTCAGTGCAGTTTACAATTGATGAGCTTAGGAGAAGAAGAAAACGCGGTTTTATTGTATCACGTGAAAACAGAGTCCATTGTTCTGAGAAAACTGCAAG GTGTTATAAAGCCGCAACACTGGATAATTATGTACCAAATGACGATGAGGGAAAATCTAATTATTTAGCTGCAGCCACCAATGAGCTGGACAGGTTTTTCAGCAAAGATAATTTTGGAGAAATGAAG GTTGTTGGGCAGTTTAATCTCGGTTTTATCATCGGAAAGCTGGAACAAGACCTATTTATTGTAGATCAG CATGCTGCTGATGAGAAGTACAACTTTGAGAGCCTGTCACAGTCAACAACGTTAAACATACAGCCTCTTCTTCA GCCACTGAGACTTGAACTTTCACCGGAGGAAGAAGTTATCGTATCTATGCACATGAACACTATCAG AAAAAATGGTTTTGTTTTAGCAGAAGATTTGCATGCTTCTCCTGGCAGTCATTATCTTTTGAAAGCTGTGCCATTTAGTAAAAATATTACATTTGGTGTTCAAG ATGTGAAGGAGCTGATTTGCATGCTTTCTGACAGTCAAGGTGACTGTTCAATAATTAGTAGCTATAAGATGGATAAAACTGATTCTGTTTGCCCTTCGAGGGTTCGTGCTATGTTTGCTTCGAGGGCTTGCCGAATGTCTACTATGATTGGCGATCCACTGACGAAAACTGAAATGAAGAAG ATACTGAAAAATCTAACAGGACTAAGGTCCCCTTGGAATTGCCCGCACGGGAGGCCAACAATGCGGCATCTTGCAGATCTGACTAGTATAAGGTCCAAAG AAGCAAATTGA
- the LOC119316900 gene encoding DNA mismatch repair protein PMS1-like isoform X1 has protein sequence MGGASPAIKPIGKTVVHRICSGQVIFDLSSAVKELVENSLDAGATTVEVGLKAYGEEWFKVADNGSGISPGNFQALALKHHTSKISDFSDLNSVVTFGFRGEALSSLCALGKLTVETRTKDESVGTHLEFEHSGVVISERKIARQVGTTVTIEKLFSTLPVRGKEFSRNIRKEYGKVISLLHAYALIAKGVRLLCTNTVGKNSKMVVVKTQGSSSLKDNIITVFGLNTFKCLEPFNLALSEGCQVEGFLSKPGPGTGRNSGDRQFFYVNGRPVDMPKVTKLVNELYRSSNSRQYPVAVLNFCIPTTSYDVNVAPDKRKIFFSSEHTILFSLREAIENLYSPQQCSFSINHIEDPEKVNHTEDPVKEDDPMVDEPIKSTYLMDKENVSSPENDNCKEDTDSDDQDPLKDQKVSSSATRVATGAASGDMSPLPRSPDTEVDRSPWFSALRYEQPKRPRADFRSNPVRENHVRTGLAAQSSPSTIVQSSLMNFLSLNKRKHEDSCNLITEAPVLRRGTCSGQVRRTSLEANAPGISDANSLQQISLWDHSPQPFVPKRTEVSLQHSEPPNVGSPSTEAPVLRRGTCSGQVRRTSLEANAPGISDANSLQQISLWDHSPQPFVPKRTEVSLQHSEPPNVASPSTEAHLLNPCDVHSTEFDVDEQNDRCLSNFGAPDQCLKDTEPPNTPSNITLLDGHDNDTSVCSTSVSYSVQFTIDELRRRRKRGFIVSRENRVHCSEKTARCYKAATLDNYVPNDDEGKSNYLAAATNELDRFFSKDNFGEMKVVGQFNLGFIIGKLEQDLFIVDQHAADEKYNFESLSQSTTLNIQPLLQPLRLELSPEEEVIVSMHMNTIRKNGFVLAEDLHASPGSHYLLKAVPFSKNITFGVQDVKELICMLSDSQGDCSIISSYKMDKTDSVCPSRVRAMFASRACRMSTMIGDPLTKTEMKKILKNLTGLRSPWNCPHGRPTMRHLADLTSIRSKEAN, from the exons ATGGGAGGAGCCTCGCCGGCGATAAAGCCTATCGGCAAAACAGTGGTGCACCGGATTTGCTCCGGCCAAGTCATTTTCGACCTCTCCTCCGCAGTGAAGGAGCTCGTGGAGAACAGCCTcgacgccggcgccaccaccgtcgAGGTCGGCCTCAAGGCCTACGGCGAGGAGTGGTTCAAGGTCGCCGATAACGGCAGCGGCATCTCGCCCGGCAATTTCCAG GCACTCGCTCTGAAGCACCACACGTCCAAGATATCGGATTTCTCCGATCTCAACTCCGTGGTCACCTTCGGGTTCCGGGGGGAGGCGTTGAGCTCCCTCTGTGCATTGGGGAAACTGACGGTCGAGACAAGGACTAAAGATGAGTCGGTCGGCACACATTTGGAGTTTGAGCACTCGGGCGTGGTGATCAGTGAGAGGAAGATTGCACGGCAAGTCGGGACCACCGTAACCATCGAGAAACTCTTCTCCACCTTGCCGGTTCGGGGCAAGGAGTTTAGTAGGAATATCAGGAAGGAGTACGGGAAAGTCATCTCCTTGCTACAT GCTTACGCCTTAATTGCCAAAGGGGTCAGATTACTTTGCACAAATACTGTGGGCAAGAATTCTAAAATGGTGGTGGTTAAAACTCAAGGAAGCAGTTCACTGAAGGACAATATCATTACGGTCTTTGGTTTGAACACTTTCAAATGCCTGGAGCCCTTCAACCTGGCCCTCTCTGAGGGCTGTCAGGTAGAAGGTTTCCTTTCCAAGCCTGGACCGGGCACTGGTCGCAATTCAGGAGATAGACAATTCTTCTATGTAAATGGCAGACCCGTGGACATGCCAAAGGTCACCAAACTTGTTAATGAACTGTACAGGAGTTCCAATTCCAGGCAATACCCTGTGGCTGTCCTAAATTTTTGCATCCCAACCACATCTTATGATGTGAATGTCGCACCTGATAAGAGGAAAATTTTCTTCTCATCCGAGCATACTATTTTGTTTTCTTTACGGGAGGCTATTGAAAATCTGTACAGCCCTCAACAGTGCAGTTTTTCCATCAACCACATTGAAGATCCTGAAAAGGTCAATCACACTGAAGATCCTGTAAAGGAAGATGACCCTATGGTTGATGAACCTATTAAAAGCACATATTTAATGGACAAGGAAAATGTTTCATCGCCTGAAAATGATAACTGCAAGGAAGACACAGATAGTGATGATCAGGACCCACTGAAGGATCAGAAAGTAAGTTCTTCTGCGACAAGGGTAGCCACTGGAGCTGCATCTGGAGACATGagccccttgccaaggagcccagacaCTGAGGTTGATAGATCTCCTTGGTTTTCAGCATTGCGGTATGAGCAGCCAAAAAGACCCCGTGCTGATTTTAGAAGTAATCCAGTAAGAGAAAATCATGTTAGAACAGGGCTTGCTGCTCAATCCTCCCCTTCAACTATTGTTCAGTCTTCTCTTATGAACTTTCTATCACTAAACAAGAGGAAGCATGAAGACAGTTGCAATCTTATTACTGAAGCTCCAGTGCTGAGAAGGGGTACATGCTCAGGGCAAGTGAGAAGAACAAGTTTAGAAGCAAATGCACCTGGTATTTCAGATGCCAACTCACTTCAGCAAATTAGCCTGTGGGATCATTCTCCACAACCTTTTGTACCTAAGAGGACAGAAGTTTCATTACAGCATTCTGAACCACCTAATGTTGGGTCTCCTAGTACTGAAGCTCCAGTGCTGAGAAGAGGTACATGCTCAGGGCAAGTGAGAAGAACAAGTTTAGAAGCAAATGCACCTGGTATTTCAGATGCCAACTCACTTCAGCAAATTAGCCTGTGGGATCATTCTCCACAACCTTTTGTACCTAAGAGGACAGAAGTTTCATTACAGCATTCTGAACCACCTAATGTTGCGTCTCCTAGTACTGAAGCGCATCTCCTCAATCCATGTGATGTCCACAGTACAGAATTTGATGTG GATGAACAGAATGATCGATGCCTTTCAAATTTTGGTGCTCCCGATCAATGTTTGAAGGATACCGAACCCCCAAATACACCGTCCAATATAACTTTACTTGATGGTCATGATAATGACACTTCGGTGTGCTCTACATCAGTATCTTATTCAGTGCAGTTTACAATTGATGAGCTTAGGAGAAGAAGAAAACGCGGTTTTATTGTATCACGTGAAAACAGAGTCCATTGTTCTGAGAAAACTGCAAG GTGTTATAAAGCCGCAACACTGGATAATTATGTACCAAATGACGATGAGGGAAAATCTAATTATTTAGCTGCAGCCACCAATGAGCTGGACAGGTTTTTCAGCAAAGATAATTTTGGAGAAATGAAG GTTGTTGGGCAGTTTAATCTCGGTTTTATCATCGGAAAGCTGGAACAAGACCTATTTATTGTAGATCAG CATGCTGCTGATGAGAAGTACAACTTTGAGAGCCTGTCACAGTCAACAACGTTAAACATACAGCCTCTTCTTCA GCCACTGAGACTTGAACTTTCACCGGAGGAAGAAGTTATCGTATCTATGCACATGAACACTATCAG AAAAAATGGTTTTGTTTTAGCAGAAGATTTGCATGCTTCTCCTGGCAGTCATTATCTTTTGAAAGCTGTGCCATTTAGTAAAAATATTACATTTGGTGTTCAAG ATGTGAAGGAGCTGATTTGCATGCTTTCTGACAGTCAAGGTGACTGTTCAATAATTAGTAGCTATAAGATGGATAAAACTGATTCTGTTTGCCCTTCGAGGGTTCGTGCTATGTTTGCTTCGAGGGCTTGCCGAATGTCTACTATGATTGGCGATCCACTGACGAAAACTGAAATGAAGAAG ATACTGAAAAATCTAACAGGACTAAGGTCCCCTTGGAATTGCCCGCACGGGAGGCCAACAATGCGGCATCTTGCAGATCTGACTAGTATAAGGTCCAAAG AAGCAAATTGA